Below is a genomic region from Eupeodes corollae chromosome 1, idEupCoro1.1, whole genome shotgun sequence.
ggtgggaaataattttgaaaatactacttttttcggcaagggttagcccacgattttctcgaaaaactgaaaaaaaaatcatttttgtgatttatgcatcaattgaaagatgggtcgatgctctgtattttagtgaaaaccgcatcatgtttggaggcttggttgaggaaatagagcaaccgaaagataatttgtgatgagctgggtcgaaattctgtaattttactttttgactaatttttcggaaacgagcgattgtataacattttggtttgcagttgtgggtagagcatttaaatacctttcttttgatgtgcattttgattgggtgggaaatagttttgaaaatactacttttttcggcaagggttagcccacgattttctcgaaaaactgaaaaaaaatcatttatgtgatttatgcatcaattgaaaggtgggtcgatgctctgtattttagtgaaaaccgcatcatgtttggaggcttggttgaggaaatagagcaatcgaaagataatttgtgatgagctgggtcgaaattctgtaattttactttttgactaatttttggaaacgagcgatcgtataacattttggtttgcagttgttggtagagcatttaaatacctttcttttgatgtgcattttgattgggtgggaaatagttttgaaaatactactttttcggcaatgaaaaaaaatcatttttgagatttatgcatcaattgaaaggtgggtcgatgctctgtattttagtgacaaccgcatcatgtttggaggcttggttgaggaaatagagcaaccgaaagataatttgtgatgagctgggtcgaaattctgtaattttactttttgactaatttttcggaaacgagcgatcgtataacattttggtttgcagttgtgggtagagcatttaaatacctttcttttgatgtgcattttgattgggtgggaaatagttttgaaaatactacttttttcggcaagggttagcccacgattttctcgaaaaactgaaaaaaaatcatttttgtgatttatgcatcaattggaaggtgggtcgatgctctgtattttagtgaaaaccgcatcatgtttggaggcttggttgaggaaatagaacaaccgaaagataatttgtgatgagctgggtcgaaattctgtaattttactttttgactattttttcggaaaagagagatcgtataacatttttgtttgcagttgtgggtagagcatttaaatacctttcttttgatgtgcattttgattgggtgggaaataattttgaaaatactacttttttcggcaagggttagcccacgattttctcgaaaaactgaaaaaaaatcatttgtgtgatttatgcatcaattgaaaggtgggtcgatgctccgtattttagtgaaaaccgcatcatgtttggaggcttggttgaggaaatagagcaaccgaaagataatttgtgatgagctgggtcgaaattctgtaattttactttttgactaatttttcggaaacgagcgattgtataacattttggtttgcagttgtgggtagagcatttaaatacctttcttttgatgtgaattttgattgggtgggaaatagttttgaaaatactacttttttcggcaagggttagcccacgattttctcgaaaaactgaaaaaaaatcatttatgtgatttatgcatcaattgaaaggtgggtcgatgctctgtattttagtgaaaaccgcatcatgtttggaggcttggttgaggaaatagagcaaccgaaagataatttgtgatgagctgggtcgaaattctgtaattttactttttgactaatttttcggaaacgagcgatcgtataacattttggtttgcagttgttggtagagcatttaaatacctttcttttgatgtgcattttgattgggtgggaaataattttgaaaatactacttttttcggcaatgggttagcccacgattttctcgaaaaactgaaaaaaaatcatttatgtgatttatgcatcaattgaaaggtgggtcgatgctctgtattttagtgaaaaccgcatcatgtttggaggcttggttgaggaaatagagcaaccgaaagataatttgtgatgagctgggtcgaaattctgtaattttactttttgactattttttcggaaaagagagatcgtataacattttggtttgcagttgtgggtagagcatttaaatacctttcttttgatgtgcattttgattgggtgggaaataattttgaaaatactacttttttcgggaagggttagcccacgattttctcgaaaaactgaaaaaaaaatcatttttgtgatttatgcatcaattgaaaggtgggtcgatgctctgtattttagtgaaaaccgcatcatgtttggaggcttggttgaggaaatagagcaaccgaaagataatttgtgatgagctgggtcgaaattctgtaattttactttttgactaatttttcggaaacgagcgatcgtataacattttggtttgcagttgtgggtagagcatttaaatacctttcttttgatgtgcattttgattgggtgggaaatagttttgaaaatactacttttttcggcaagggttagcccacgattttctcgaaaaactgaaaaaaaatcattttcgtgatttatgcatcaattgaaaggtgggtcgatgctctgtattttagtgaaaaccgcatcatgtttggaggcttggttgaggaaatagagcaaccgaatgATAATTTGttatgagctgggtcgaaattctgtaattttactttttgactaatttttcggaaacgagcgatcgtataacattttggtttgcagttgttggtagagcatttaaatacctttctcttgatgtgcattttgattgggtgggaaataattttgaaaatactacttttttcggcaatgggttagcccacgattttctcgaaaaactgaaaaaaaatcatttttgtgatttatgcatcaattgaaaggtgggtcgatgctctgtattttagtgaaaaccgcatcatgtttggaggcttggttgaggaaatagagcaaccgaaagataatttgttatgagctgggtcgaaattctgtaattttactttttgactaatttttcggaaaagagagatcgtataacattttggtttgcagttgtgggtagagcatttaaatacctttcttttgatgtgcattttgattgggtgggaaatagttttgaaaatactacttgtTGCTGTTCGCGAACAATTAACTTTGGTTGTTGCCAAACACCCAAAACATCACCCTATAATTTTTCTAGTTTTCTTCTAGCACCAAATAGCAATTTCAATGTCAATGCCAATGCCAAACGTAGGCCATGACCAACTATAGAACCTTTGCAATTTATTAGCACGCCTTCATCATCAACCTGTCAAGAATAGCTGTTGTTATCAATCGCACTTGCCCTAACACAGAAGTAATCATCACAACTAGGCCAATGCCAAGGCCATCCAATGCACTTGCACTGTCTTTGCACCATCGACATCGGTCGTTCTAACCTAGCGGTACTTGCGACCGAAAAATACAAAGCTTTGaagtcaacatcatcatcaacatcatcaacatcgtcGCTCCCAAGTAACTGTTGTTGCGAccgaaaaatacaaatcataaCATAAGCACAGAGCATCAACAGCATCGGCTGCccttgacatatacaccacatTGTCCATCCTCGATTGTCGCTCCCAAATAGCGGTAGTTGCGACCGACAACGATGACTTAGTTTAATTTAACTAAGctgaagcagcaacaacaaccaacaacaaGTGTTATGCAGGTGCATAGACAGAAGTATAAAAGCCTATTCTTTGTGGGCATAGGACACAgtccattattattattgttcgaCACACCATCTCCacgtttatttaataaaaaataaattatattacttGCAAATTTATCGcgtttcatttaatttcatttgttttaatattcggCTAAAAAGCTAGTCGAAtcactactttttcggcaatgggttagcccacgattttctcgaaaaactgaaaaaaaaaaatcatttttgtgatttatgcatcaattgaaaggtgggtcgatgctctgtattttagtgaaaaccgcatcatgtttggaggcttggttgaggaaatagagcaaccgaaagataatttgtgatgagctgggtcgaaattctgtaattttactttttgactaatttttcggaaacgagcgattgtataacattttggtttgcagttgtgggtagagcatttaaatacctttcttttgatgtgcattttgattgggtgggaaatagttttgaaaatactactttttcggcaatgggttagcccacgattttctcgaaaaactgaaaaaaaatcatttttgtgatttatgcatcaattgaaagctgggtcgatgctctgtattttagtgaaaaccgcatcatgtttggaggcttggttgaggaaatagagcaaccgaaagataatttgtgatgagctgggtcgaaattctgtaattttactttttgactaatttttcggaaacgagcgatcgtataacattttggtttgcagttgtgggtagagcatttaaataactttcttttgatgtgcattttgattgggtgggaaatagttttgaaaatactacttttttcggcaagggttagcccacgattttctcgaaaaactgaaaaaaaatcatttttgtgatttatgcatcaattgaaaggtaggTCGATGCTCtgaattttagtgaaaaccgcatcatgtttggaggcttggttgaggaaatagagcaaccgaaagataatttgttatgagctgggtcgaaattctgtaattttactttttgactaatttttcggaaacgagcgatcgtataacattttggtttgcagttgttggtagagcatttaaatacctttcttttgatgtgcattttgattgggtgggaaataattttgaaaatactacttttttcggcaatgggttagcccacgattttctcgaaaaactgaaaaaaaaatcatttttgtgatttatgcatcaattgacaggtgggtcgatgctctgtattttagtgaaaaccgcatcatgtttggaggcttggttgaggaaatagagcaaccgaaagataatttgttatgagctgggtcgaaattctgtaattttactttttgactaatttttcggaaaagagagatcgtataacattttggtttgcagttgtgggtagagcatttaaatacctttcttttgatgtgcattttgattgggtgggaaatagttttgaaaatactacttgttgctgttcgcaaacaATTAACTTTGGTTGTTGCCAAACACCCAAAACATCACCCTATAATTTTTCTAGTTTTCTTCTAGCACCAAATAGCAATTTCAATGTCAATGCCAATGCCAAACGTAGGCCATGACCAACTATAGAACCTTTGCAATTTATTAGCACGCCTTCATCATCAACCTGTCAAGAATAGCTGTTGTTATCAATCGCACTTGCCCTAACACAGAAGTAATCATCACAACTAGGCCAATGCCAAGGCCATCCAATGCACTTGCACTGTCTTTGCACCATCGACATCGGTCGTTCTAACCTAGCGGTACTTGCGACCGAAAAATACAAAGCTTTGaagtcaacatcatcatcaacatcatcaacatcgtcGCTCCCAAGTAACTGTTGTTGCGAccgaaaaatacaaatcataaCATAAGCACAGAGCATCAACAGCATCGGCTGCccttgacatatacaccacatTGTCCATCCTCGATTGTCGCTCCCAAATAGCGGTAGTTGCGACCGACAACGATGACTTAGTTTAATTTAACTAAGctgaagcagcaacaacaaccaacaacaaGTGTTATGCAGGTGCATAGACAGAAGTATAAAAGCCTATTCTTTGTGGGCATAGGACACAgtccattattattattgttcgaCACACCATCTCCacgtttatttaataaaaaataaattatattacttGCAAATTTATcgcgttttatttaatttcatttgttttaatattcggCTAAAAAGCTAGTCGAATCATAgaggtccttcgagccggatagCAAtcagtattttgtattaaattcacCCAATTTGCACTAAATTTATTCGCGAAAATTTGAACTTGTGTAAAATTGTGAACAATCGTGAATTGAACAATCGCTATTATGTCAaccgaaaccaaaaccaaatcggaTGAGTCGTATGAAACGGAATTAAGGGCTCTCCGGTCTCAACGAGCTGTCATCCTTGGACAGCAAACTAAAGCTAAAAACTTTCTGGCCACTTATTTGAACTCTCTTAATCGCTTCCAGGTTGAAACCAAATTGCAGATGCTCGAGACTCAGAACATCAACTTCGAGAAGGTGCAATCCCAGATCGAACGTCTTGACGAAGAAGAACTCACAAGTGGTAAGAGAGATGCTTTCGAAGAGACGTATTACACTCTACGTTCAGATATGCTCCAACATCTGGATACCCTTTTGGCACCAAATAGCACCATCGCACCCAACAACGTCACCATTTCACACAAATCTCGTGTGAACTTACAAAAGTTAGCACTTCCATCATTCTCGGGATTGTATACCAAATGGATGGATTTCTCAGACATGTTCAACTCGCTTATTCATAACAACAAGGAGCTCACCAACATCGAAAAGTTTCAGTATCTCCGGTCTTGCATCCATGGAGACGCAGCCAGAGTAATTGAGTCTCTAGAATGCACCAGCCAAAACTACGAAACTGCCATCGAACTTCTCAAATGCAGATATGATAACAAACGATTTTTATTCCAGGCACACATCCAAGAAATCTTTCAACTGCACTCCATAGTTAAACCCACTGTGGAAACTATTCGTGGTATGATTGACACCATCAATGTCAATCTCCGAGCACTCAATTCAATAGGTACTACGGAACAAATTTCTGATGGATTCTTGCTGCATTTGATCTTGTCAAAGTTTGACAACGAGTCCCAAGCCAAATGGGAAGATGAAATATCGGCCAGACAAGAGCAGAAGACCCTTAGCAAATTAACCCAAAATTTGGATTCCACAACCCTGACAAATAGTGACGCCTTTGAATTCCCATCCTGGAATGATCTCTGCACATTCATGGAGAGACGGTGTAAAACTCTCAACATCATCGAAGCAAAATCACATCGCAGTTCTACATCAGCCAACACATCACAATCGCATCAACGATCACAACAGTCGCAGTCGCATCACCTCGCCAAATCAAGAACTCAAGAATCATTGTTCAAGAACTCGTCCTTGCTTACAACCAATCCACCTTCAACGTCACCTTGTGTCTTTTGTAACCAGCCATCACACAACCCATTTGGCTGCCAAAAATTTGTTAACTTATCTCCAATGGATCGCTTCAAGCTCACCAAGGAGTTGAAATTATGCCTTAATTGCCTACGAGGACGTCACACAGTACAACATTGCAACTCGgcaaataaatgtcaaaaatgtggTGACAGTCATCATACCTTGCTGCATCGTGAGCGCATCGCACCTGCAATTCCTCAGACTCCTGCACCATCAGCAACAGATTCCCAAGAAATTGCTAATCCTAATCCTAATCCATTACCTTCGTCTTCATCTACCTCTTTACAGGCAAGCCATGCTGTTAACACCAATCGAGATGCTGGGTACGTATTACTTGCTACCGCACTGGTTAATCTTTCCAATGGAGGAGGTACATCTTTAATTGGTCGAACACTACTTGATTCATGCTCCCAACTTAACTTCATCACTGAGCATATTGCACAACACCTCAAGTTGAGTCGCAGTCGCACATACCTAGACGTCAGTGGAATTGGACAAGTTAGCACTATCGCTTATCAAAGGGCACAATTATGCGTTTTATCGTTAAATAATTCCTTTAAGATATACTTAAATGTAATAATTCTTCCAGAAATCACTTCACCTTAACCAAGTCGTCATATAAACATCAAAAACTGGAAGATTCCCTCCAATACTCGGCTATCTGATCCTCGATTCAATCAACCTGGTGCTATTGACTGTCTTATCGGCGCAGGGATTTACTTTGATCTTCTTCAAGTAGGTCAGATCAAACTAGGAGAAAATCTTCCAAGCCTACAAAAGACATCTCTCGGATGGATTGTGGGTGGCACAATAAGGAATGATCAAGAATACACACCTTTGTTGGACATCGCACCAGTTGGACCAAAATCATCTAGCATCAACTACACTTGTTTCACCACCACTACTACTCCGTCTATTGAAGAACTCCTACAACAGTTTTGGACCATCGAAAACAATCACACATCAACAAAGAAACTCTCAATAGAAGAAGAGGAATGTGAGACATTCTTCAAATCAACAACCACTCGCTGCCCATTGACCCACAAGTTCATCGTTCAATTACCATTTCGTGAGGATCGCACATCGCTCGGGAGTTCATATGAAATAGCAAAGAAGCGGTTAGTATCAATTGAACACAAAATATATCGTTCTCTACCATTACAGAGAGATTATTGCCACTTCATTGACGAGTATGCACGATTAGATCACATGTGCAAATTAGATGCAGCAAAGGCTATTCAAGATAACGTCAACTACATTCCTCATCATTGTGTCTTGAAGCCTGATAGTTCAACAACCAAATTGCGCGTTGTCTTCGACGCATCATGCAAAACATCATCAGGCAAATCCTTGAATGACATTCTGAAGGTCGGTCTAACTCTTCAAGATGACATCTTCACCATCCTCGTTCGTTTTCGCACCCATCGTTTTGTATTAATGGCAGATATAACACAAATGTATCGACAAATTCTGGTAAGTCCTAAGGATACTAACACACAATGCATTTTGTGGCGCAACTACAAAACGAAGGCAATCGAAAGCTATATGCTGAAAACAGTCACCTATGGTACAAGTTGTGCCCCATACTTAGCAGTGAGATGTCTTCGATTACTGGCAGAAGAAGGTGCACAACAGTTTCCAATTGGTTCGGCAATCACATTGCGTGACTTCTACGTAGACAATTTGATGTCAGGTGCCAATGATCGTAGTGAGGTCATTCAAATCAAAGAAGAGACGACCAACTTGCTTTTGAGTGCAGGCTTTCACCTTCGCAAATGGGCATCTAATGATCCCACCATCATAGCAAACGTTCCGGAAGAAGACAAGGAATCATTCATTGTTCTAGGAGACAGTGAAGTCATCAAAGCTCTTGGAATGGGATGGGATCCAAAGGAAGACACTTTTCGTTTCAGCTACATCGAGTCTCCAAGTCACAAATCTAACAAGCGTAGTATTTTGTCGCAAATTTCACAGTTCTATGATCCACTTGGCCTTATGAATCCCTTCATCGTGAAAGCAAAGATCTTTATGCAAACACTTTGGAAGCTCAAACTACATTGGGATGAGAGTCTCCCAGAAGATCTTCACACTCAATGGTTGGAATATCGGAATCACCTCATTgacataaatcaaataaaaatcccTCGGTATGTATCAACTTGCAATATAAACACACAAATTCATGGCTTTTCAGATGCTAGTACCAAGGCCTATGGAGCTTGCGTGTACCTCAGAACAATAGACGAAGATGGAGTTGTATCGTCGAACTTGGTTTGTGCAAAATCAAGAGTAGCACCGATTGAAGAGACAACAATTCCCAGACTCGAACTTTGTGCAGCACTGCTGCTGGTGGAACTTCTGGAGAGAGTCATAAGCATTCTTGGACAGCAAATACAGACCTACTGCTGGACTGATTCAACGATCGTCCTGGCTTGGCTAGCATCTGAACCATGTCGATGGACCACCTTCGTGAGCAATCGAGtcgcaaaaattcaaaattttccacaCTTCACATGGAATTACATTCCACCTTCGGACAATCCTGCGGATCTGGTTTCTCGAGGAGTGTTCCCACACGAACTCATTGGCAACAAATTTTGGTTTCAGGGTCCTAACCTTTTGCGACTATCCGAACAAGATTGGCCCAAACTTCACAACAAACCCGAGGAAGAAGAGATTACTGAACAGCGGAAACAAAATATAGTTCTTGTTGCACATCGCACCtttgacataattttaaattgcaaatattataacaatttttccaaattaattcGTATATTTTGTTATGTTCGCAGGCACATTAACAACCGTGTCTTCAAAAAAACCAAGCCCAAAATCAGTGGACCCATAACAGCATTAGAATTTGACGAAACTCTCAGGTGCCTACTCTGCACGATTCAACACAACACTTTCGCCGAGGAAATCAATAACCTTAAAAAAGGAAAGCCTCTTAAATCAAGTATACAACAACTTTCACCATTCATCAAAAATGGACTTGTCCGAGTTGGAGGACGAATATCAAACTCAACACTACCATATGATGCAATGCACCCAATTTTGCTACCAAAATCGCATCCATTCATTTACACCCTCATTCGTCATCATCACTATATCAACAAACATGCTGGGCCTCAAACATTGCATAATATCTTGAGACAAAGATTTTGGATTTTGGATGTAAAAAGCACCGTACGAGGAGTAGTTCACCGATGTTACATGTGCTATCGCAATAAGCCTGTTCTAGCGCAACAAATAATGGGCAAAATCCCGTGTGAAAGAGTAACACCTTCTCGACCCTTTAGCATAACAGGACTTGATTACTGTGGACCACTATATGTTTCGCATCGCATTCGAGGACGTGCACCCTACAAAACCTATTTGGCAATTTTCGTGTGCTTCAGTACTAAGGCCGTCCATTTGGAATTAGTATCTGACCTTTCAACATCTTCGTTCATTTTGGCACTCAAGCGGTTTATTGCGCGCAGGGGTAAGTGCATGAAGATATATTCAGACAATGCTACTAATTTTACAGGAGCACATCGGGAACTTAGAGAGTTGCATACATTGTTCATGTCCGAGCAGCACAACGAAATCATTCGTCAAGAGTGTCTTCAAGATGGAATTGAATGGAGTTTTATTCCACCACGCTCCCCCAACTTTGGAGGCCTCTGGGAGGCAGCTGTGAAGGTCGCCAAGCACCATCTTCGACGAATTATTGGTCAAGCGGTGCTGTCATTTGAAGAGATGACAACAGTTTGCTGCCAAATTGAGGCAGTTATGAACAGCAGGCCTCTCACTCCAATGTCCAGTAATCCTAACGACTTGACAGCCCTCACACCAGGACATTTTCTGGTTGGGTCACCACTTACCAGTATTGCAGAACCTCGCATTGAAGCTTGCAACATTAGCAACCTGAAACGATACCAATTTCTTCAATGGATCCAACAAAACTTCTGGCGAAGATGGTCACATGACTACCTTCAACAACTTCAACTTCGAAAACAATGGAATTCTGCACAACCTAACATTCACATTAACGAGCTAGTTCTTTTAAAGGAAGATAACACACCACCTCTCAAATGGCCAATGGGACGAATCGTTGAAATCTACACAGGAGACGATGGGAACATACGTGTGGCTAACGTCAAAACAGCCACAGGTATCTATAAATGTGCGATATCCAAATTGTGTCCAATACCAATCGAACTCGATCCTGAAAATACAAGCCAAGGTACATAAAGTGTTGAAAGTAGGAGCTTTCAAGGCGGGCAgtatgttgctgttcgcaaacaATTAACTTTGGTTGTTGCCAAACACCCAAAACATCACCCTGTAATTTTTCTAGTTTTCTTCTAGCACCAAATAGCAATTTCAATGTCAATGCCAATGCCAAACGTAGGCCATGACCAACTATAGAACCTTTGCAATTTATTAGCACGCCTTCATCATCAACCTGTCAAGAATAGCTGTTGTTATCAATCGCACTTGCCCTAACACAGAAGTAATCATCACAACTAGGCCAATGCCAAGGCCATCCAATGCACTTGCACTGTCTTTGCACCATCGACATCGGTCGTTCTAACCTAGCGGTACTTGCGACCGAAAAATACAAAGCTTTG
It encodes:
- the LOC129946998 gene encoding uncharacterized protein LOC129946998 gives rise to the protein MSTETKTKSDESYETELRALRSQRAVILGQQTKAKNFLATYLNSLNRFQVETKLQMLETQNINFEKVQSQIERLDEEELTSGKRDAFEETYYTLRSDMLQHLDTLLAPNSTIAPNNVTISHKSRVNLQKLALPSFSGLYTKWMDFSDMFNSLIHNNKELTNIEKFQYLRSCIHGDAARVIESLECTSQNYETAIELLKCRYDNKRFLFQAHIQEIFQLHSIVKPTVETIRGMIDTINVNLRALNSIGTTEQISDGFLLHLILSKFDNESQAKWEDEISARQEQKTLSKLTQNLDSTTLTNSDAFEFPSWNDLCTFMERRCKTLNIIEAKSHRSSTSANTSQSHQRSQQSQSHHLAKSRTQESLFKNSSLLTTNPPSTSPCVFCNQPSHNPFGCQKFVNLSPMDRFKLTKELKLCLNCLRGRHTVQHCNSANKCQKCGDSHHTLLHRERIAPAIPQTPAPSATDSQEIANPNPNPLPSSSSTSLQASHAVNTNRDAGYVLLATALVNLSNGGGTSLIGRTLLDSCSQLNFITEHIAQHLKLSRSRTYLDVSGIGQVSTIAYQRAQLCVLSLNNSFKIYLNIPSNTRLSDPRFNQPGAIDCLIGAGIYFDLLQVGQIKLGENLPSLQKTSLGWIVGGTIRNDQEYTPLLDIAPVGPKSSSINYTCFTTTTTPSIEELLQQFWTIENNHTSTKKLSIEEEECETFFKSTTTRCPLTHKFIVQLPFREDRTSLGSSYEIAKKRLVSIEHKIYRSLPLQRDYCHFIDEYARLDHMCKLDAAKAIQDNVNYIPHHCVLKPDSSTTKLRVVFDASCKTSSGKSLNDILKVGLTLQDDIFTILVRFRTHRFVLMADITQMYRQILVSPKDTNTQCILWRNYKTKAIESYMLKTVTYGTSCAPYLAVRCLRLLAEEGAQQFPIGSAITLRDFYVDNLMSGANDRSEVIQIKEETTNLLLSAGFHLRKWASNDPTIIANVPEEDKESFIVLGDSEVIKALGMGWDPKEDTFRFSYIESPSHKSNKRSILSQISQFYDPLGLMNPFIVKAKIFMQTLWKLKLHWDESLPEDLHTQWLEYRNHLIDINQIKIPRYVSTCNINTQIHGFSDASTKAYGACVYLRTIDEDGVVSSNLVCAKSRVAPIEETTIPRLELCAALLLVELLERVISILGQQIQTYCWTDSTIVLAWLASEPCRWTTFVSNRVAKIQNFPHFTWNYIPPSDNPADLVSRGVFPHELIGNKFWFQGPNLLRLSEQDWPKLHNKPEEEEITEQHINNRVFKKTKPKISGPITALEFDETLRCLLCTIQHNTFAEEINNLKKGKPLKSSIQQLSPFIKNGLVRVGGRISNSTLPYDAMHPILLPKSHPFIYTLIRHHHYINKHAGPQTLHNILRQRFWILDVKSTVRGVVHRCYMCYRNKPVLAQQIMGKIPCERVTPSRPFSITGLDYCGPLYVSHRIRGRAPYKTYLAIFVCFSTKAVHLELVSDLSTSSFILALKRFIARRGKCMKIYSDNATNFTGAHRELRELHTLFMSEQHNEIIRQECLQDGIEWSFIPPRSPNFGGLWEAAVKVAKHHLRRIIGQAVLSFEEMTTVCCQIEAVMNSRPLTPMSSNPNDLTALTPGHFLVGSPLTSIAEPRIEACNISNLKRYQFLQWIQQNFWRRWSHDYLQQLQLRKQWNSAQPNIHINELVLLKEDNTPPLKWPMGRIVEIYTGDDGNIRVANVKTATGIYKCAISKLCPIPIELDPENTSQGGLSVGTDNHNKERKRCSSSSSAEDDKQESAPKSQSRLEQEPKETISLTNSELQRLVLLEYLKLLTMQQLLQKRIPLKALPYYVVVQLPQCMANPAPLSLHVVNIHFCLPSPEPQFIVRYHLLPPDVQDVT